A region of the Rhizobium binae genome:
ACGGAGCTCACCCCACTTTCCGTCGTCCTCGGCTTGACCCGAGGACCCATGCCGGCCTGGTCGACTGCGGTTGTGGATTCCAGGCTCAGGGCCTGGAATGACGGAGGATGGGGAGGGGCCATCGGCAAGAGGCGCAGCGCTGCTGCTTTCGCCTCACCATCGCTGGATTTGCCACGGTGTCACCCCACTCTCCGTCGTCCTCGGGCTTGACCCGAGGACCCATGCCGGCCTCGCCGAGGGTGGCTATGGATTCCAGGCTCGAGGCCTGGAATGACGGAGGATGGGGAGGGCTATCGGCAAGAGGCGCTACGCCGCGTTGGCGAGAGGCGCAATGCCGCTGCTATTGCCTCACCATTGCTGGATTTGCCACTGAGCTCACCCCGCCGTCCGTCGTCCTGGCTTGACCCGAGGACCCATGCCGGCCTCTTCGAGGGTGGCCGTGGATTCCAGGCTCAAGGCCTGGAATGACGGAGGTGGGGAGGGGCCATCGGCAAGAGGCGCGGCGCTGCTGCTATTTCGTCGCCGTCGCCGGATTTGCCACGGAGCTCACTCCACCCTCCAACGTCCTCGGGTCATGCCCGGGCAACTGTCCGTAAGCCATCAGGATCGATCGGATCAGCCCCGGGAAGCGTTCATCCAGCTCCGCGCAGCGGGTCAGGTTGCGCATCTCCACGCCCTGGCGCTCGCTGCGGATCAGGCCGGATTCACGCAGCACTTTGAAATGGTTCGACAACGACGATTTTGGAATGACGCGGTCGCCGAGGTCGGCGAGGGCCGAGCACGTGCCGCCGCAGCCGGCGGTGGCAAGCCTTGCGAA
Encoded here:
- a CDS encoding ArsR/SmtB family transcription factor; translation: MRPLFHPALEDIRPEAILYALSDPERVAIFARLATAGCGGTCSALADLGDRVIPKSSLSNHFKVLRESGLIRSERQGVEMRNLTRCAELDERFPGLIRSILMAYGQLPGHDPRTLEGGVSSVANPATATK